From the genome of Pseudomonas sp. gcc21, one region includes:
- a CDS encoding transglutaminase-like cysteine peptidase, whose amino-acid sequence MTQIMQQTDELYEPDRAARKRIQAWHALLDEQKLASTEAQLDTVNRFFNALLLFADDSLIWGEADYWATPVESLVNGSADCEDFAIGKYFSLLKLGIPGEQLRLTYVKSLKLDQAHMVLSFYPTPLSEPLILDNLVRKILPASRRSDLLPVYSFNSQGLWLPGKANNRRVGSSRKLPQWQELARKMRDEGFEMPLRTAQ is encoded by the coding sequence ATGACGCAAATCATGCAGCAGACCGACGAGCTCTACGAACCGGACCGAGCCGCGCGCAAGCGAATACAGGCTTGGCATGCCTTGCTTGATGAACAGAAGCTTGCCAGTACCGAAGCGCAGCTGGACACCGTTAACCGTTTTTTCAACGCGCTGCTGCTGTTTGCCGATGACAGCCTAATCTGGGGCGAAGCTGATTATTGGGCGACGCCGGTTGAATCACTGGTAAACGGCTCAGCTGACTGTGAAGATTTCGCCATCGGTAAATACTTCAGCCTGCTGAAGTTGGGGATACCAGGCGAGCAGTTGCGCCTCACCTACGTCAAGTCGCTGAAGCTGGACCAGGCACATATGGTGCTCAGCTTTTACCCGACGCCTCTCAGCGAACCCTTGATTCTGGATAACCTGGTGCGCAAGATCCTGCCTGCCTCCCGGCGGAGCGATCTGCTGCCGGTGTACAGTTTCAATTCGCAGGGGTTATGGTTGCCCGGCAAGGCGAACAACCGCCGTGTCGGATCGTCCCGGAAACTGCCCCAATGGCAGGAGCTGGCAAGGAAAATGCGCGACGAGGGCTTTGAAATGCCCCTAAGGACAGCACAATGA
- a CDS encoding YecA family protein, protein MSFADQLDRLQQFLDADDLHDEALDYQAGHGFLTALCISPVEVSEEEWISELFSEEPNYTNDAQKQDIEGTLRALKAHISRELASDEDLEPPCELSLGEEPDYSDLRSWCVGFLEGVFLREEDWFDQEEEIVSELLLPIMVGSGLFDDQPEFAEIASDHDMVEEMMEHIPEVLTQLFLLFHAPEDKPKPALLAPRH, encoded by the coding sequence ATGTCCTTCGCTGATCAACTCGACCGCCTGCAGCAGTTTCTGGATGCGGATGATCTTCACGACGAAGCGCTCGATTACCAGGCCGGGCATGGCTTCCTGACTGCCCTGTGTATCAGCCCCGTCGAGGTCTCCGAGGAAGAATGGATTTCCGAGCTTTTTTCCGAAGAGCCCAATTACACAAACGACGCGCAGAAGCAGGATATCGAAGGTACCCTGCGCGCTCTCAAGGCTCATATCAGCCGGGAACTGGCCAGCGATGAAGATCTGGAACCGCCGTGCGAGCTATCGCTGGGTGAGGAGCCGGATTATTCCGATCTGCGCAGCTGGTGCGTTGGCTTTCTGGAGGGCGTGTTCCTGCGCGAAGAAGACTGGTTCGATCAGGAAGAGGAAATTGTCAGCGAGCTGTTGTTACCGATCATGGTCGGCTCGGGTCTGTTTGATGACCAGCCTGAATTCGCCGAGATCGCCAGCGACCACGACATGGTTGAGGAGATGATGGAGCACATTCCAGAAGTGCTCACTCAGCTGTTCCTGTTGTTCCACGCACCCGAAGACAAACCCAAACCTGCCCTGCTCGCGCCGCGGCACTGA
- the recQ gene encoding DNA helicase RecQ, producing the protein MREQALERLQEVFGYAEFRGQQADIIDQVARGGDALVLMPTGGGKSLCYQVPGMLRAGLTVVVSPLIALMDDQVATLNELGLKAAALNSTLDEQAQRDIANSLRRGEMDYLYLAPERLLKPRTLNFLQSLNIALFAIDEAHCVSQWGHDFRPEYLQLGQLAELFPAVPRIALTATADERTRQEIQQRLKLEQAACFVSGFDRPNIFYRIVAKDKPRQQLLSFLSGHRGNAGIVYCLSRKKVEDTAHWLSEQGWPALPYHAGLSAELRAFNQKRFLNEEGLIMVATIAFGMGIDKSNVRFVAHMDLPKSIEAYYQETGRAGRDGLAADAWMAYGLQDVLTLNQFLANSDGDERHKRIERHKLDAMLALCEITTCRRKSLLSYFGDQLEQPCGHCDNCVDDVATWDGSEAARMALSTIYRSGQRYGVGHLVDILLGRDNEKIRTAGHQHLSTYGIGKHLAEQEWRSVFRQLLARGLAEIDLDGFGSLRLTDACRPLLRGEESLALRKDVARATPSPGRYADKPVIAEADKPLWEQLRALRKRLAESHGVPPYVIFPDSTLVDMLRQRPASLQDMGLVSGIGSHKLERYGADFLQVMLGDTDRTPEAQNALNKAQEAQALALAGMSAEQIAQQLGQPVKQVYMQLAQAISTGQIELHHAIDLPPMQLQRIQDAFLNEAEEDLPGVRTLARQLDEPVDEGILHCIRAALMLEIAG; encoded by the coding sequence ATGCGCGAGCAAGCGTTGGAGCGGCTGCAGGAAGTCTTCGGTTACGCCGAATTTCGTGGGCAGCAGGCGGATATCATCGATCAGGTAGCACGCGGCGGGGACGCCCTGGTGCTGATGCCCACGGGAGGCGGAAAATCGCTCTGCTACCAGGTTCCGGGCATGTTGCGGGCCGGACTGACGGTGGTGGTCTCACCCTTGATCGCCTTGATGGATGATCAGGTTGCCACGCTCAATGAGCTGGGCCTGAAAGCGGCTGCGCTGAATTCCACACTGGATGAGCAGGCTCAGCGCGATATCGCCAACAGCCTGCGGCGGGGCGAGATGGATTATCTCTATCTGGCCCCCGAACGTTTGCTCAAGCCACGCACGCTCAACTTCCTGCAAAGCCTGAATATCGCCCTGTTCGCAATCGATGAAGCGCACTGCGTATCGCAGTGGGGCCACGACTTCCGCCCGGAATATCTGCAGCTCGGGCAACTGGCCGAACTCTTTCCCGCCGTGCCGCGCATAGCGCTCACTGCGACCGCAGATGAGCGAACCCGGCAGGAAATCCAGCAAAGGCTCAAACTCGAGCAAGCCGCCTGCTTCGTTTCCGGATTCGATCGACCGAACATCTTTTACCGCATCGTTGCAAAGGATAAACCCCGGCAACAATTGTTGAGCTTTCTGTCCGGGCATCGCGGCAATGCCGGAATCGTCTATTGCCTGTCGCGCAAGAAGGTCGAGGACACGGCGCACTGGCTCAGCGAGCAAGGCTGGCCTGCGCTGCCTTACCACGCCGGGTTGTCAGCAGAGCTGCGTGCATTCAACCAGAAGCGCTTTCTCAACGAGGAAGGGCTGATCATGGTGGCGACCATTGCCTTTGGTATGGGGATCGATAAATCCAATGTGCGTTTCGTGGCGCATATGGATCTGCCCAAAAGTATCGAGGCTTACTATCAGGAAACCGGCCGGGCAGGGCGTGACGGGCTCGCCGCCGACGCCTGGATGGCCTATGGGTTGCAGGACGTCTTGACGCTCAACCAGTTCCTGGCCAATTCAGATGGCGACGAACGGCACAAACGCATCGAGCGCCACAAGTTGGACGCTATGCTGGCGCTCTGTGAGATCACCACCTGCCGGCGCAAATCGCTGCTGAGTTACTTCGGTGATCAGCTTGAACAACCCTGTGGCCACTGCGACAACTGTGTTGACGACGTCGCTACCTGGGACGGTAGTGAAGCCGCGCGCATGGCCTTGTCTACCATCTATCGTAGCGGCCAGCGTTATGGCGTCGGCCATCTGGTGGATATTCTGCTGGGCCGCGATAACGAGAAGATTCGCACCGCTGGACATCAGCATCTGTCGACCTACGGCATTGGCAAGCATCTGGCCGAGCAGGAGTGGCGCTCGGTCTTCCGTCAGCTTCTCGCCCGGGGGCTGGCAGAGATCGATCTGGATGGCTTCGGCAGCTTGCGTTTGACCGATGCCTGCCGGCCGCTGCTACGTGGGGAGGAGAGTCTGGCCCTGCGCAAGGATGTCGCCCGTGCGACGCCGTCGCCGGGTCGCTATGCCGACAAGCCGGTAATCGCCGAGGCCGACAAGCCGCTGTGGGAACAACTGCGAGCCCTGCGCAAACGTCTGGCCGAATCCCACGGGGTTCCGCCCTATGTGATTTTCCCTGACTCGACGCTGGTGGATATGCTGCGCCAGCGTCCGGCCTCGCTGCAGGACATGGGCCTGGTCAGCGGGATCGGTTCCCACAAGCTTGAACGCTATGGCGCGGATTTCCTGCAGGTCATGCTAGGCGATACGGACAGGACGCCCGAGGCGCAGAATGCACTGAACAAGGCGCAGGAAGCGCAGGCGTTAGCGTTGGCGGGCATGAGCGCGGAACAGATTGCGCAGCAGCTGGGACAGCCGGTCAAGCAGGTTTACATGCAGTTGGCGCAGGCGATCAGCACCGGTCAGATAGAGCTACATCACGCGATTGATTTACCACCCATGCAACTTCAGCGCATTCAGGATGCATTCCTCAATGAAGCCGAAGAAGACCTGCCGGGTGTGCGGACGCTTGCCAGGCAGTTGGACGAGCCGGTGGACGAGGGCATTCTGCACTGTATTCGTGCAGCGCTGATGCTTGAGATCGCTGGCTAG
- a CDS encoding patatin-like phospholipase family protein — MLKRFILLFLVALTPLSHGEELRTGLVLSGGGARGMAHIGVLKQLEELNIPIHAIAGTSLGAVIGGLYAAGYSADELEKIALETDWQNALSDTPLRQDIPFRRKQDDRDFLVKQRLSFDRGRLSFPLGFLQGQNLGLILETLLVHTNDIDDFDLLPIPFRAVATDIATGEAVVFEEGHLPLAIRASIAIPGFFAPVTVDGRLLVDGVLSKNVPVDVAREMGVDRLIVVDIGTPLRSTDELESIVDIMDQTTTLLTRRNTQEQLATLGPQDLLLQPELGDIGFSSFAEVADAIAAGERSLTGTSEVLAFSAPASETRPGGNMATVRPQRRPVIDEIKVLNSGIVADQVVRNMIRQEIGQPLNLERLEKDMGTIYGTDYFSRVNYEVLHGDDSNTLLIRTSGRQTGTDYLRLGLNLEDDFRGGSQFNIGASFRVNGVNPLGAEWLTRLQVGERQLVYSEFYQPLDYGSRYFVAPFIDAEARNIEVLSDGDPVVDYRQVRYGAGLNIGRQISTHGEVRFGISRYEGEAKVRVGDPELRSFSFTEGFYTLQLDRDTLDNVNFPRSGDEGRLVWRQSEPNLGADSRYQQFEFRYNKAFASGPNSFQLGGFLGRTDSNVDIAQSSFLLGGPGMFSGFRQSGVAGQNYNLARLVYYRRLNPTTFLPVNMPIYLGGSFEYGRIYNKDTDGLDTGYIGAGSLLLGLDTFLGPLFFGVGSNQEGESALYMRLGQTF, encoded by the coding sequence ATGCTCAAACGCTTCATCCTTCTTTTCCTGGTCGCCCTGACCCCGCTGAGTCATGGCGAGGAATTGCGCACGGGCCTGGTACTGTCGGGTGGTGGCGCGCGGGGCATGGCGCACATTGGTGTGCTGAAGCAGCTGGAAGAACTGAACATACCCATCCATGCGATAGCGGGCACCAGCCTTGGCGCGGTTATCGGCGGACTTTACGCAGCAGGCTATAGCGCCGATGAGCTGGAAAAGATCGCACTGGAGACTGACTGGCAGAACGCGCTGAGCGACACCCCCCTGCGCCAGGATATTCCCTTCCGGCGTAAACAGGACGACCGCGATTTTCTGGTCAAGCAGCGTCTGAGCTTTGATCGCGGGCGGCTGAGCTTCCCACTCGGCTTCCTTCAGGGACAGAATCTCGGTCTGATTCTCGAAACCCTATTGGTTCACACCAACGATATCGACGACTTCGATCTGCTGCCGATCCCTTTCCGCGCGGTTGCGACCGATATCGCCACAGGTGAAGCAGTAGTCTTCGAAGAAGGACATCTTCCTCTCGCGATTCGCGCAAGCATTGCCATACCCGGCTTTTTCGCCCCGGTAACAGTTGATGGCAGGCTGCTGGTCGACGGCGTGCTGTCCAAGAACGTGCCGGTGGATGTTGCCCGCGAGATGGGCGTGGATCGCCTCATTGTGGTGGATATCGGTACCCCGCTACGCTCGACAGATGAACTTGAATCCATTGTCGACATCATGGACCAGACCACCACCCTGTTGACCCGCCGCAACACCCAGGAACAGCTTGCGACACTGGGACCACAGGATTTGCTGCTGCAACCGGAGCTGGGCGATATCGGCTTTAGCAGCTTTGCCGAAGTCGCTGATGCTATTGCGGCCGGCGAGCGAAGCCTGACCGGAACCAGCGAGGTTCTGGCCTTTTCTGCGCCGGCGTCCGAGACCCGGCCGGGCGGTAATATGGCGACGGTCCGTCCGCAACGCCGGCCGGTGATCGACGAGATCAAGGTCTTGAACAGCGGAATCGTCGCCGATCAGGTTGTGCGCAACATGATCCGCCAGGAGATTGGCCAGCCACTGAATCTCGAGCGCCTGGAAAAGGACATGGGCACAATTTATGGCACCGATTACTTCAGTCGAGTCAACTACGAAGTGCTCCACGGCGATGACAGCAATACCTTGCTGATACGTACCTCCGGACGCCAGACCGGGACGGACTATCTGCGGCTGGGGCTCAACTTGGAAGACGATTTCCGTGGCGGAAGCCAATTCAACATTGGCGCCAGCTTTCGCGTTAACGGCGTGAATCCATTGGGAGCGGAATGGCTGACGCGGCTGCAGGTCGGCGAACGCCAACTGGTATACAGCGAGTTCTATCAGCCGCTGGATTACGGGTCGCGCTATTTCGTTGCGCCCTTCATTGACGCCGAAGCACGCAATATCGAGGTGCTTTCCGATGGCGACCCGGTGGTCGATTACCGTCAGGTACGCTACGGCGCGGGGCTGAATATCGGCAGGCAGATTTCCACTCACGGCGAAGTACGCTTCGGGATCTCCCGCTACGAGGGTGAAGCCAAGGTGCGCGTGGGCGATCCTGAACTGCGCTCCTTCAGTTTCACTGAAGGGTTCTACACACTGCAGCTTGATCGGGACACGCTCGACAACGTCAATTTCCCGCGTTCAGGCGACGAAGGCCGACTCGTCTGGCGGCAGTCGGAGCCGAATCTGGGCGCCGATTCGCGCTATCAGCAATTCGAATTCCGCTATAACAAAGCGTTCGCCAGCGGTCCGAACAGCTTCCAACTGGGGGGCTTTCTGGGACGTACGGACAGCAACGTAGACATCGCCCAGAGCAGCTTCCTGCTGGGCGGCCCCGGCATGTTTTCCGGTTTCCGCCAGAGCGGTGTGGCCGGGCAGAACTACAATCTCGCACGGCTCGTGTATTACCGACGCCTGAACCCCACCACCTTCCTGCCGGTAAACATGCCGATATACCTTGGCGGCAGCTTTGAATACGGGCGGATCTACAACAAGGATACGGACGGTCTGGATACCGGATACATAGGCGCTGGCAGTCTGCTGCTGGGGCTGGACACCTTTCTTGGCCCGCTATTCTTTGGCGTCGGCTCCAACCAGGAAGGCGAAAGCGCGTTGTATATGCGCCTCGGCCAGACCTTTTAG
- a CDS encoding adenylate/guanylate cyclase domain-containing protein, which translates to MNMHKRLKPVRPPLEGYYSRVMAYLCVAITFIAIAVEDGVSPLNVSVTVYALLFPHLAQLALDRLRRIEGLRSRLALLALDGLHTGIFVTLCQFNIVPSLVFIMLLSLASIIVGGPLYLLASWLLAVVGLLVTSVITSPQLELYSGALVNFTSLASGATFTVIVAAFVYHQGRKLEQAQKVISAEQEKTNLLASNLSKYLSPQVWESIFAGKQSVTLETRRKKLTVFFSDIRGFTELAEEMEAEALTDLLNNYLNEMSRIALQYGGTIDKFIGDCVMVFFGDPATQGAKQDAEAAVSMAIAMRKHMKVLRQQWRSQGITRPLEIRMGLSTGYCTVGNFGADNRMDYTIIGREVNLASRLENAAEAGEILIPHETWALVKDLVMCRDKGQVMVKGFSKPVQVYQVVGLRRDLGAAPSFVEHELPGFSMYLDTSNIRNYDKDEVIKALEHAAQKLKDKVIV; encoded by the coding sequence ATGAATATGCACAAACGCCTGAAACCTGTCAGACCTCCTTTGGAAGGCTACTATTCCAGAGTCATGGCGTACCTGTGCGTGGCCATCACGTTTATCGCGATAGCAGTCGAAGACGGCGTGTCGCCACTCAATGTCTCGGTGACCGTTTACGCGCTGCTCTTCCCGCATCTCGCGCAACTTGCACTGGACCGTCTGCGGCGGATCGAGGGGTTGCGCAGCCGCCTCGCCCTGCTTGCCCTCGACGGTTTGCATACAGGCATATTCGTCACGCTGTGCCAGTTCAACATCGTACCGAGCCTGGTGTTCATCATGTTGCTGAGCCTCGCCAGCATCATCGTTGGCGGGCCGCTGTATCTTCTGGCCAGCTGGTTGCTGGCCGTGGTCGGGTTATTGGTTACCTCTGTCATTACCTCACCGCAGCTGGAGCTCTACAGCGGAGCGCTGGTGAATTTCACCAGCCTGGCCAGCGGGGCGACCTTCACGGTCATCGTTGCAGCCTTCGTTTACCACCAGGGCCGCAAGCTGGAGCAGGCGCAGAAAGTCATCAGCGCCGAGCAGGAAAAAACCAACCTGTTAGCCAGCAACCTGTCCAAATACCTCTCGCCCCAGGTATGGGAATCGATATTCGCCGGCAAGCAGTCGGTCACGCTGGAAACCCGCCGCAAGAAATTGACGGTGTTTTTCTCGGATATCCGCGGATTCACCGAGCTGGCAGAGGAAATGGAAGCCGAAGCGCTGACCGACCTGCTGAATAATTACCTGAATGAAATGTCCCGCATCGCACTTCAATACGGTGGCACCATCGATAAATTTATCGGTGACTGCGTCATGGTGTTCTTTGGCGATCCCGCCACCCAGGGTGCGAAGCAGGACGCCGAGGCAGCAGTATCCATGGCGATCGCCATGCGCAAGCACATGAAGGTGCTTCGTCAACAATGGCGCAGCCAGGGCATTACCCGCCCGCTGGAAATCCGCATGGGTCTGAGTACCGGCTACTGCACCGTCGGTAACTTCGGCGCGGACAATCGCATGGACTACACCATCATCGGGCGCGAAGTGAACCTGGCGAGCCGGCTGGAGAATGCAGCTGAGGCTGGAGAAATTCTGATACCACACGAGACCTGGGCACTGGTGAAGGACCTGGTCATGTGTCGGGACAAGGGGCAGGTAATGGTCAAAGGCTTCTCCAAGCCGGTACAGGTTTACCAGGTGGTTGGCTTACGTCGCGACCTGGGCGCAGCGCCCAGCTTTGTCGAGCATGAGCTTCCCGGTTTCTCCATGTATCTGGATACCTCCAATATCCGCAACTACGACAAGGACGAAGTCATCAAGGCACTCGAACATGCGGCGCAGAAGCTCAAGGACAAGGTCATCGTCTGA